One part of the uncultured Celeribacter sp. genome encodes these proteins:
- a CDS encoding ABC transporter permease — MILKTILTRLATTAVTLFGVAVVVFTLVRVAPGNPIAMMLPPGATEEDIANLTALYGFDKSLPEQFVIWLSGVLQGDFGTSITLRQPVVELVLGRLPATLELSIMALVIAVALGGMVAVIGARKRGTGTEVGLDLTNGAILSIPDFLWGLIFVLIFGVLWPILSISGRVDPRLDIPFTTNFYVFEGLLRGRFDVVGSTLSHMLMPAMSLALPLAAMIAQLLKQNLKEVLVQDYTTLARVRGFSETAVILREALRNAALPTLTLVGVQFTFLIGGTVIVERLFAYEGLGNMAIDAVINRDLPLIQGIVLLFAALFIVINLLVDLSYTLLNPRLRHG, encoded by the coding sequence ATGATCCTGAAGACGATCCTGACCCGTTTGGCCACGACCGCCGTCACCCTGTTTGGTGTCGCCGTCGTGGTGTTCACACTTGTGCGTGTGGCGCCCGGCAACCCGATTGCCATGATGTTGCCGCCCGGCGCGACCGAAGAAGACATCGCAAATCTCACCGCGCTGTATGGCTTTGACAAAAGCCTGCCGGAACAATTCGTCATATGGCTCAGCGGTGTCCTGCAGGGCGATTTCGGAACCTCCATCACATTGCGACAGCCCGTCGTCGAACTGGTTCTGGGCCGCCTGCCCGCGACCCTAGAACTCTCGATCATGGCGCTGGTCATCGCCGTCGCCTTGGGCGGCATGGTCGCCGTGATCGGCGCCCGCAAACGCGGCACAGGCACCGAGGTTGGCCTTGATCTGACCAATGGCGCGATCCTGTCCATTCCCGATTTTCTCTGGGGGCTGATCTTCGTGCTGATCTTTGGCGTGCTCTGGCCGATCCTGTCGATCTCAGGCCGTGTCGACCCGCGTCTTGATATTCCGTTCACCACGAATTTCTACGTGTTTGAAGGATTGCTGCGCGGCCGCTTTGACGTTGTCGGCTCCACGCTGTCACATATGCTGATGCCGGCCATGTCGCTGGCATTGCCGCTGGCGGCGATGATCGCACAGCTTCTCAAGCAGAACCTCAAAGAGGTACTGGTGCAGGACTACACCACGCTCGCCCGGGTCCGCGGCTTCAGTGAAACTGCCGTAATCCTGCGCGAAGCCCTGCGCAACGCCGCCTTGCCGACGCTGACACTGGTCGGTGTGCAGTTCACTTTCCTCATCGGTGGCACCGTGATCGTCGAGCGTCTCTTTGCCTATGAAGGTCTCGGCAATATGGCCATTGATGCGGTGATCAACCGCGACCTTCCGCTCATTCAGGGCATCGTGCTGCTGTTTGCAGCCCTGTTCATCGTCATCAACCTGCTGGTCGATCTGTCCTATACACTTTTGAATCCGAGGTTGCGTCATGGCTGA
- a CDS encoding ABC transporter substrate-binding protein: protein MTSKTHLTRRGFMGASAALTALLASGASVLAQDGANLTIAYNVPVQSWDPTTGPAAVNPALQSAYLAVFDRYIAQAPDLSFGPGLLTDWGFNADKTKITMTVREGVTWHNGDAFTPEDVVWSLERAANPETGNPMQFVWSKIGNFTVDGNVITADVLSFEPALFKWMAFLTAFVLPKKYYEEVGSEGFEKAPIGTGPYKVDTFEQGAYVRLVANSDYWGGAPEFDTVTLKFVTDAASRVAEVESGNSDVTTNIPYEEYDRLIAKDGLSGEAVPITDIGMIFLNDIDVMTDKNVRLAAHHAIDKQLIIDRLLRGYGVPLSTLEAPGYAAYDDSIVVDYDPEKAKELLAASGYSTDNPVTFTIQTTRGFKPKDYEMIQAIVGMWRKVGIEAEIEVYEIAKHYELRATDQLAPAAFYNWGNSIGDPSTSTGFSMFGPSPHAVWDTQDLVDMIAPLFVEPDEDKRIQGYKDVSRYIAEEGYVIPLLQYVMPIVYSSAVTVTPYTSGDLLPQAIAPAS, encoded by the coding sequence ATGACTTCCAAAACGCACCTCACCCGGCGCGGTTTCATGGGCGCTTCGGCCGCCCTGACCGCGCTTCTGGCCAGCGGCGCATCCGTTCTGGCCCAAGACGGCGCCAATCTGACCATCGCCTATAACGTCCCGGTTCAAAGCTGGGATCCCACCACGGGCCCTGCGGCCGTGAACCCGGCGCTGCAGTCCGCCTATCTGGCCGTCTTCGATCGCTACATCGCACAAGCGCCCGACCTGTCCTTTGGTCCCGGCCTGCTGACCGACTGGGGCTTCAACGCCGACAAGACCAAAATCACCATGACCGTCCGCGAAGGCGTAACCTGGCACAATGGCGATGCTTTCACGCCCGAAGATGTGGTCTGGTCGCTGGAACGCGCTGCCAATCCCGAGACCGGTAACCCGATGCAATTCGTCTGGTCCAAAATCGGCAACTTCACCGTCGACGGAAATGTCATCACCGCAGATGTCCTGTCCTTCGAACCGGCACTGTTCAAATGGATGGCCTTCCTGACAGCCTTTGTCCTGCCCAAGAAATACTATGAGGAGGTCGGCTCTGAAGGGTTTGAAAAAGCCCCCATCGGCACCGGCCCCTATAAGGTCGACACTTTCGAACAGGGTGCCTATGTCCGGCTCGTGGCCAACTCAGACTATTGGGGCGGCGCACCGGAATTCGACACCGTGACACTGAAATTCGTCACCGACGCGGCTTCGCGCGTGGCCGAGGTGGAATCAGGCAATTCCGACGTAACCACCAACATCCCCTACGAAGAATATGACCGGCTGATCGCCAAGGACGGCCTGTCTGGCGAAGCCGTTCCGATCACCGATATCGGCATGATCTTTCTGAACGACATCGACGTGATGACCGACAAGAACGTGCGTCTTGCAGCCCATCACGCCATCGACAAACAGCTGATCATCGACCGTCTTCTGCGCGGCTACGGCGTGCCGCTTTCGACCCTGGAAGCGCCCGGTTACGCCGCCTATGACGACAGCATTGTCGTTGACTACGATCCTGAAAAAGCAAAAGAACTTCTGGCGGCTTCGGGCTATTCGACCGACAATCCAGTGACCTTCACGATCCAGACCACCCGCGGGTTCAAGCCCAAGGATTACGAGATGATCCAGGCCATCGTCGGCATGTGGCGCAAAGTCGGTATCGAAGCGGAAATCGAGGTCTATGAGATCGCGAAACACTATGAGCTTCGCGCCACGGACCAGCTTGCACCGGCGGCCTTCTACAACTGGGGCAACTCTATCGGCGACCCGTCGACCTCGACCGGCTTTTCCATGTTCGGTCCCTCGCCCCACGCCGTGTGGGACACCCAGGACCTTGTGGACATGATCGCGCCGCTGTTTGTCGAGCCTGACGAAGACAAACGTATTCAGGGCTACAAAGACGTGTCCCGCTATATCGCAGAAGAGGGCTATGTCATCCCGCTGCTGCAATATGTGATGCCCATCGTCTACAGCTCTGCCGTGACGGTCACCCCCTACACATCCGGAGATCTTCTGCCACAAGCCATCGCGCCTGCCAGTTGA
- a CDS encoding NAD(P)/FAD-dependent oxidoreductase, whose product MSQPIVIIGAGINGLVAAADLAASGKAVHVFERGPTPGGAVRTEELTLPGFRHDVAAMNLSMFAGSAFMTTHGEEMARHGMEFVPISHPFAQAMEPGDYIGVSTDVEETLATFTSEADKATWRALMADFPARAAVVGGLLGTPMQRWPLLKFLWKNWRALGTDKSLEIAQFLMASPRAWLEDTFEDPRLRTALSTWGLHLDFAPDIAGGAIFPYLEAMAGQAMGMVIGKGGADVATRALVRMIEAHGGTVTCNAEVSEIRHEDGRVTGVMINNEKISASTVLAGLAPKHLRRMIGDSSGNARFDTGLEKFRHAPGTMMIHLALDKPVPWIAEALGSFAYVHVGRDIDTASRTYAQAVAGLLPDTPLLVVGQPTLFDPSRAPEGKHTLWVQARVVPGDIKGDAKGEITATTWNEAKQPMAERVMDLIEEQAPGFRASILGQKLVSPLDLEAENPNLIGGDQICGSHHLNQNFLFRPLRGFADGKTPISGLHMIGAACWPGAGTGAGSGYFTSQMLK is encoded by the coding sequence ATGAGCCAGCCGATTGTCATCATCGGGGCCGGTATCAACGGTCTTGTCGCCGCCGCAGATCTCGCCGCCAGCGGCAAGGCTGTTCATGTCTTCGAACGCGGTCCGACCCCCGGCGGGGCGGTGCGCACCGAGGAACTGACCCTGCCGGGCTTTCGCCACGATGTCGCCGCCATGAACCTGTCCATGTTTGCCGGATCGGCTTTCATGACCACCCATGGCGAAGAAATGGCGCGGCACGGTATGGAATTTGTTCCGATCTCGCATCCTTTCGCACAGGCGATGGAACCCGGCGATTACATTGGCGTCAGCACCGATGTCGAGGAAACCCTCGCCACATTTACAAGTGAGGCAGACAAGGCCACATGGCGGGCACTTATGGCGGATTTTCCCGCCCGTGCGGCTGTCGTCGGTGGCCTGCTGGGCACGCCCATGCAACGCTGGCCCCTGCTGAAGTTCCTCTGGAAAAACTGGCGGGCACTGGGTACAGACAAGAGCCTGGAGATCGCGCAATTCCTGATGGCCAGCCCGCGCGCCTGGCTGGAAGATACGTTTGAAGACCCACGGTTGCGTACCGCACTGTCGACATGGGGCCTACATCTTGATTTCGCCCCCGACATCGCCGGCGGAGCGATCTTTCCCTATCTCGAAGCCATGGCAGGTCAGGCCATGGGCATGGTCATCGGTAAGGGCGGTGCAGATGTGGCGACCCGCGCGCTGGTGCGTATGATCGAGGCCCATGGCGGCACGGTCACCTGCAACGCAGAGGTCAGCGAAATCCGACACGAAGACGGCCGCGTCACCGGCGTCATGATTAACAATGAAAAAATCAGCGCCTCGACGGTGCTGGCCGGGTTGGCCCCCAAGCACCTGAGACGCATGATCGGTGACAGCTCAGGCAACGCGCGCTTTGACACCGGGCTGGAGAAATTCCGCCACGCACCCGGGACGATGATGATCCATCTCGCGCTGGACAAGCCCGTACCCTGGATCGCTGAGGCGCTCGGGTCCTTTGCCTATGTCCATGTTGGCCGCGACATCGACACCGCGTCGCGCACCTATGCTCAGGCTGTCGCAGGGCTTTTGCCGGACACGCCGCTTTTGGTGGTCGGACAACCGACACTGTTTGATCCCAGCCGCGCGCCCGAAGGCAAGCATACGCTCTGGGTTCAGGCCCGCGTCGTACCCGGCGACATCAAGGGGGACGCCAAGGGGGAGATCACCGCAACCACATGGAACGAGGCCAAACAGCCCATGGCCGAACGTGTTATGGACCTGATCGAAGAACAGGCGCCCGGCTTCCGCGCCTCCATTCTGGGACAAAAACTGGTGTCGCCGCTAGATCTCGAAGCAGAGAACCCAAATCTCATCGGCGGGGACCAGATCTGCGGCTCGCATCATTTGAATCAGAACTTCCTGTTCCGCCCGCTGCGCGGCTTTGCCGACGGCAAAACACCGATTTCCGGACTGCATATGATCGGTGCCGCCTGCTGGCCGGGCGCCGGAACCGGCGCAGGGTCAGGGTACTTCACCTCTCAAATGCTAAAGTAA
- a CDS encoding indolepyruvate oxidoreductase subunit beta family protein, whose protein sequence is MNMQVKPIIARRSPGPDGEKVITLAALAVGGQGGGVLTNWIVDVAELNGYNAQSTSVAGVAQRTGATIYYVEMCRDTGRQPVFALSPAVGDVDILMASELMEGGRAIMRGFVTPGRTTLIASTHRIPAVSEKIIPGDGRANGAEVIEAMGIAADHVVAFDMETVAKQAGSVISSSLLGSLAGSGALPFPRESYEEVIRKSGRGVEASLRAFNDAYDIATGAKPAPEAEAAPQAAIPVLNVPAKLQKKWSRLEARVNALPAEVQDMSILGLKKVVDYQDVAYGAQYLDMVEQVAALDTAPYTLSEQAAKYCARALCYDDILRVADIKTRASRFERVKGEVVVKDDQVLMLTEYFHPRFEEFTTTLPKSLGKWLQGKKGFEAWYGKKFDKGRRIRTDSLKGFLMLWAVSSLRPMRRRLLRHDSEMAHVDNWFKTVLHIAPSDPALAAEVLANYRLIKGYSDTHARGLSKFARVMGALDMLKGRSDAADWMRRLRTAALDDVEGEKLDGALETVKSFAR, encoded by the coding sequence ATGAACATGCAAGTAAAACCGATCATTGCCCGCCGTTCTCCCGGCCCGGACGGGGAAAAGGTCATCACCCTCGCAGCTCTGGCCGTGGGCGGACAGGGCGGCGGCGTGCTGACCAACTGGATTGTCGATGTCGCCGAGCTGAACGGCTACAACGCCCAATCCACCTCGGTCGCCGGGGTGGCCCAGCGCACCGGGGCCACGATCTATTATGTCGAAATGTGCCGTGACACCGGGCGCCAGCCGGTCTTTGCGCTGTCGCCGGCCGTCGGCGACGTCGATATTCTCATGGCCTCTGAGCTCATGGAGGGCGGACGCGCCATCATGCGTGGCTTTGTCACCCCCGGGCGCACCACGCTGATCGCCTCCACCCACCGCATCCCGGCGGTTTCCGAAAAAATCATTCCCGGCGACGGGCGTGCCAATGGTGCCGAGGTGATCGAGGCCATGGGCATCGCCGCCGATCATGTCGTGGCCTTCGATATGGAAACCGTCGCAAAACAGGCCGGTTCGGTGATTTCATCGTCGCTTCTGGGATCTCTGGCAGGCTCCGGAGCGCTGCCTTTCCCGCGCGAAAGCTACGAAGAGGTGATCCGCAAATCCGGGCGCGGCGTCGAGGCATCGCTGCGGGCTTTCAACGACGCCTATGACATCGCGACGGGCGCAAAACCCGCCCCCGAGGCCGAAGCCGCACCGCAAGCGGCGATCCCGGTCCTGAACGTCCCGGCCAAGCTGCAAAAGAAATGGTCTCGGCTCGAAGCCCGCGTCAACGCCCTGCCCGCTGAGGTGCAGGACATGTCCATCCTCGGCCTCAAAAAGGTCGTCGACTATCAGGATGTTGCCTATGGCGCCCAATATCTCGATATGGTCGAGCAGGTGGCCGCGCTGGACACGGCGCCCTATACGCTGAGCGAACAAGCCGCGAAATACTGTGCCCGTGCGCTCTGCTATGATGACATTTTGCGCGTGGCCGACATCAAGACCCGTGCCTCCCGTTTTGAACGGGTCAAGGGCGAAGTGGTCGTCAAAGACGATCAGGTCCTGATGCTGACAGAATATTTCCACCCCCGGTTCGAGGAGTTCACCACCACTTTGCCCAAGTCTCTGGGCAAATGGCTGCAGGGCAAGAAAGGCTTTGAGGCGTGGTATGGCAAGAAATTCGACAAGGGCCGTCGCATTCGCACGGACAGTCTGAAAGGCTTCCTGATGCTCTGGGCCGTGTCCTCGCTGCGTCCGATGCGTCGCCGCCTGTTGCGCCATGACAGCGAAATGGCCCATGTCGACAACTGGTTCAAAACCGTGCTCCACATCGCCCCGAGCGATCCCGCGCTCGCGGCTGAGGTTCTGGCCAACTATCGCCTGATCAAAGGCTATTCCGACACCCATGCCCGAGGTCTGTCGAAATTCGCCCGTGTGATGGGCGCGCTGGACATGCTCAAGGGGCGCAGTGATGCCGCCGACTGGATGCGCCGCCTGCGCACCGCCGCGCTGGACGACGTCGAGGGCGAAAAGCTCGATGGCGCTCTGGAAACCGTGAAAAGCTTTGCGAGGTAA